The following proteins are encoded in a genomic region of uncultured Hyphomonas sp.:
- a CDS encoding LysR substrate-binding domain-containing protein translates to MRKLPPLHALRAFEAAARHLHFARAADELGLTPTAISHQVRQLEAILGVELFHRFPRPVRLSAAGEKLFPVLRAALDQIAGTIDHLTVTTSEAPLRLSVTMAFASRWLMSRLPRLRADTGMNIIVEAADLPADLHASDIDMAIRYAGQPDGQAEWYPLFADAIIPVCAPDLVNTTPPLTPNDILSLPLLHYRWKSASSNAPSWDRWHAHAEAKGPLPAVTQRFSEEIHAIDAAVSGQGAALASQHLVADLLKAGRLVQLSGIALPGLTYWAVFLPTHPHKDRLEHLLSCLRHQSG, encoded by the coding sequence ATGCGCAAACTTCCTCCTCTGCATGCCCTGCGTGCCTTTGAGGCCGCCGCGCGGCATCTGCATTTTGCCCGCGCCGCAGACGAGCTTGGCCTGACGCCGACCGCGATCAGCCATCAGGTACGGCAACTCGAAGCGATCCTCGGCGTGGAATTGTTCCACCGTTTTCCGCGCCCCGTACGGTTGTCTGCGGCGGGGGAGAAGCTGTTTCCGGTTCTGCGCGCGGCGCTGGACCAGATTGCAGGTACTATCGATCATCTGACAGTCACCACGTCCGAGGCACCGCTGCGCCTGTCTGTGACGATGGCCTTTGCCAGCCGCTGGTTGATGTCGCGACTGCCGCGTCTGCGGGCAGATACCGGCATGAACATTATAGTCGAAGCCGCCGACCTGCCCGCTGACCTGCATGCGTCGGATATCGACATGGCAATCCGTTATGCCGGGCAGCCCGATGGTCAAGCGGAATGGTACCCGCTGTTTGCTGATGCGATCATACCGGTCTGCGCGCCGGATTTGGTCAACACGACGCCGCCGTTGACGCCGAATGACATTCTATCGCTACCCTTGCTGCATTACCGTTGGAAATCCGCTTCAAGCAACGCACCCAGTTGGGACCGCTGGCACGCCCATGCCGAGGCCAAAGGACCGCTGCCCGCCGTAACGCAACGCTTTTCCGAAGAAATCCACGCGATTGACGCGGCGGTGTCTGGACAGGGCGCAGCGCTGGCCTCGCAGCACTTGGTAGCGGACCTGCTGAAGGCGGGCCGGCTCGTGCAACTGTCCGGCATCGCCTTGCCCGGCCTGACCTATTGGGCGGTGTTCCTGCCTACCCATCCCCATAAGGATCGTTTGGAGCATCTGTTGAGCTGCCTCCGGCACCAAAGCGGATGA
- the dusA gene encoding tRNA dihydrouridine(20/20a) synthase DusA has translation MLDYRFSTAPMMDWTDRHCRAFHRCLSKRALLWTEMVTADAVLHGDRQRLIGFSEAEHPVVLQLGGSEPQKLAEAARIAEGFGYDEVNLNCGCPSERVQSGAFGACLMAEPDLVADCVAAMKSAVSIPVTVKCRIAIDDLPARETLFTFVEKVSAAGCEIFTVHARKAWLKGLSPKENRDIPPLDYDLVGDLKAARPDLTIILNGGIPDISACTEHLRRFDGVMLGRAAYQTPALLGEVDAVLFGEGEVCSPFEALEAYRPYMAARLEEGVGLHGMTRHMLGLFNGQPGARHWRRTLSERAPRAGAGLEVLDAALEAVKDRAPA, from the coding sequence ATGCTCGACTATCGTTTCTCCACTGCGCCCATGATGGATTGGACTGACCGGCATTGCCGGGCGTTTCACCGGTGCCTGTCCAAACGCGCCTTGCTGTGGACGGAGATGGTGACGGCGGATGCGGTGCTCCATGGCGACCGTCAGCGCCTGATCGGCTTCAGTGAAGCAGAGCACCCCGTCGTGCTTCAGCTTGGCGGCAGCGAGCCGCAGAAGCTGGCCGAGGCAGCGCGCATCGCTGAAGGCTTCGGCTATGACGAGGTGAACCTCAATTGCGGCTGTCCGTCGGAACGCGTGCAGTCTGGTGCATTCGGCGCCTGCCTGATGGCGGAGCCGGACCTGGTTGCGGATTGTGTGGCCGCGATGAAGTCGGCCGTCTCCATTCCGGTGACCGTGAAGTGCCGCATCGCGATCGACGATTTGCCAGCGCGCGAGACGCTGTTCACCTTTGTCGAAAAGGTCTCTGCGGCTGGGTGTGAAATTTTCACCGTCCACGCCCGCAAGGCCTGGTTGAAGGGCCTGTCGCCGAAAGAGAACCGGGACATCCCACCGCTCGATTACGACCTCGTAGGCGATTTGAAAGCGGCCCGTCCGGACCTGACGATCATCCTGAATGGCGGAATTCCCGACATTTCTGCGTGTACGGAGCATTTGCGGCGGTTCGATGGCGTCATGCTTGGCCGCGCAGCCTACCAGACACCGGCCCTCCTGGGCGAAGTCGACGCGGTGCTGTTTGGCGAAGGGGAGGTCTGCTCGCCCTTCGAAGCGCTGGAAGCTTACCGCCCTTACATGGCGGCGCGTCTGGAGGAGGGCGTCGGCTTGCACGGCATGACGCGGCACATGCTGGGCCTGTTCAATGGACAGCCGGGCGCGCGCCACTGGCGGCGTACCTTGTCAGAGCGGGCGCCGAGGGCCGGGGCGGGGCTTGAAGTGCTGGATGCTGCCCTGGAAGCCGTCAAAGATCGCGCCCCTGCGTAG
- a CDS encoding YifB family Mg chelatase-like AAA ATPase, whose product MVCRVTTFAFEGVEAQPVDVQVQLTGGNPNFHIVGLPDKAVGESRERVRAAFASLGLALPPKRVIVNLAPADLPKEGSHYDLAIALAMLAIMGVIPADQLEGYAAIGELSLDGGLGETVGVLPAAMAAESMDLRLICPEVCGAEAAWAGGSVVAARSLIALINHFTGREAIGSPKAGLLAEPPPGPDLRDVKGQEGAKRVLEIAAAGGHNLLFCGPPGSGKSMLAQRLPGLLPPLSARELLEVSQIQSISGLLERGRLSRTRPFRAPHHSASMAALVGGGIKAKPGEVSLAHHGVLFLDELPEFPAHVLDSLRQPLEAGEAVVARANRHVRYPARFQLIAAMNPCRCGGGPGAAACTRGPKCAQQYQSRLSGPFLDRIDLYYDTPPVTAVDLALPPPAEGTAEARARVAAARDIQADRFGETGDDTRRPVNADAPLPELEQVARPDDSGAALLADAAGRLNLTARGYSRVLKVARTIADLDGSEGVRRVHIAEALSYRQRPAGQGEGVNAQAMAR is encoded by the coding sequence ATGGTCTGCAGGGTCACCACATTTGCATTTGAGGGTGTCGAGGCGCAGCCCGTAGACGTGCAGGTGCAACTCACGGGCGGAAATCCGAATTTTCATATTGTCGGTTTGCCGGACAAGGCGGTGGGTGAAAGCCGGGAGCGCGTGCGTGCGGCGTTTGCGTCGCTCGGGCTCGCCCTCCCGCCGAAGCGGGTGATTGTGAACCTCGCCCCTGCAGACTTGCCCAAAGAGGGCAGCCATTACGATCTCGCCATTGCGCTTGCCATGTTGGCAATCATGGGGGTGATCCCGGCCGACCAGCTGGAAGGTTATGCAGCCATCGGGGAGCTGTCGCTCGATGGCGGTCTGGGCGAGACGGTCGGCGTGTTGCCTGCGGCCATGGCGGCAGAGTCGATGGATTTGCGCCTGATCTGTCCGGAGGTTTGCGGCGCGGAAGCGGCCTGGGCGGGCGGGAGTGTGGTTGCGGCGCGCAGCCTGATCGCCCTGATCAATCATTTCACCGGGCGCGAAGCGATTGGCAGCCCGAAGGCGGGCTTGCTGGCGGAACCGCCACCCGGCCCGGATCTCAGGGATGTGAAAGGACAGGAGGGCGCCAAGCGCGTGCTGGAGATTGCCGCGGCGGGCGGGCACAACCTCCTGTTCTGTGGCCCACCTGGATCAGGCAAGTCGATGCTCGCCCAGCGCCTGCCGGGCCTGTTGCCGCCGCTCAGCGCGCGGGAATTGCTGGAAGTCTCGCAGATCCAGTCGATTTCAGGCCTGCTGGAACGGGGGCGCCTGTCGCGGACCAGACCGTTCCGGGCGCCGCACCATTCGGCCTCCATGGCGGCGCTGGTGGGTGGCGGGATCAAGGCAAAACCGGGGGAGGTCTCGCTCGCCCATCACGGCGTCCTTTTCCTCGATGAGTTGCCGGAATTTCCGGCCCATGTACTGGATAGCCTGCGCCAGCCGCTGGAGGCGGGCGAAGCGGTGGTTGCCAGGGCCAACCGGCACGTGCGTTACCCGGCACGGTTCCAGCTGATCGCGGCGATGAACCCCTGCCGCTGCGGCGGCGGACCGGGCGCGGCGGCCTGCACCCGCGGGCCGAAATGCGCGCAGCAATATCAATCGCGCCTATCCGGTCCTTTCCTCGACCGGATTGACCTTTACTACGACACCCCGCCCGTCACGGCTGTGGACCTCGCCTTGCCGCCGCCTGCGGAAGGCACTGCCGAAGCCCGGGCTCGGGTAGCAGCGGCGCGGGATATCCAGGCAGACCGGTTCGGGGAGACGGGCGACGACACACGGCGCCCGGTCAATGCCGATGCACCCTTGCCGGAACTGGAGCAGGTCGCCCGGCCGGATGATTCCGGTGCCGCCTTGCTGGCCGATGCCGCAGGGAGGCTGAACCTGACTGCCCGGGGCTATTCCCGCGTGTTGAAAGTGGCCCGGACCATTGCGGATCTCGACGGATCAGAAGGTGTACGCCGCGTACATATTGCCGAAGCGCTCTCCTATCGCCAGCGCCCTGCCGGGCAGGGGGAAGGTGTCAATGCGCAGGCCATGGCCCGTTAG
- a CDS encoding ATP-binding protein has translation MTKPPLLPGASRPEETFLAAASHEIRTPLNGILGTVSLLLETELEPAQREYAEAIRLSGSRLLDLLNNVLDYARLDAAAIELETEAFCPVRLGREVVELLSPRAHAAGLDIAARASDLPMPSYAGDAGRIRQILFNLVGNALKFTESGAVLLDIRAHEDGLEYRVIDTGPGIAPADRERLFEAFRQTSRQDAYKDGGVGLGLAIVKRLTDLLGGQIEVTGEPGLGTCFSVCLPLKKADLPPTHDLPVLDAVVGLAGLPPATCLSTTASLINASARPVRIDVSSGYVPPEVDVLLIGAEQPEETVRALARKAPALIVLRPEDRGAIARFKAMGCAGWLVRPLRASSLVERVFVVKDGGLPADEPEKLTGAGRVLIADDNPVNAMIARRALESAGFTVTVASTGIEALEAAKSMNPALVLMDLRMPEMDGFEAMRQLRAEGSDVPVIAVSAEVNGDIERQAKTAGANEVVAKPIEPQALRALAIRWTGAADKAGAA, from the coding sequence ATGACCAAGCCACCCTTGCTGCCCGGCGCATCGCGCCCGGAAGAGACCTTCCTCGCTGCGGCGAGCCACGAAATCCGCACGCCGCTGAACGGGATTCTCGGCACAGTGTCGCTGTTGCTGGAAACCGAACTGGAGCCGGCACAGCGGGAATATGCGGAAGCCATCCGGCTGAGTGGCTCGCGCCTGCTGGATCTCCTGAACAACGTGCTCGACTATGCGCGCCTCGACGCGGCTGCGATCGAGTTGGAGACCGAAGCCTTTTGCCCGGTCCGTCTTGGCCGCGAAGTGGTGGAGCTGCTGAGCCCGCGTGCCCATGCGGCCGGACTGGATATCGCCGCCCGCGCCTCGGACCTGCCCATGCCGTCCTATGCCGGGGATGCAGGCCGTATCCGGCAGATCCTGTTCAATCTGGTCGGCAATGCGCTGAAGTTCACCGAATCCGGCGCCGTCCTGCTCGACATCCGCGCGCATGAGGATGGGCTGGAATACCGGGTGATCGACACAGGCCCCGGGATTGCTCCGGCAGATCGTGAGCGCCTGTTTGAGGCCTTCCGCCAGACCAGCCGCCAGGATGCCTACAAGGATGGCGGCGTGGGCCTTGGCCTCGCCATTGTCAAACGCCTGACGGATTTGCTCGGCGGGCAGATCGAGGTGACTGGCGAGCCTGGCCTCGGGACTTGTTTCTCCGTCTGCCTGCCTCTGAAAAAAGCTGACCTGCCGCCAACGCACGACCTGCCGGTGCTGGACGCGGTGGTCGGTCTTGCCGGCCTGCCTCCGGCGACCTGCCTGTCCACAACGGCGTCCCTTATCAATGCGTCGGCCCGGCCTGTGCGCATCGATGTTTCGTCCGGATACGTCCCGCCAGAGGTCGATGTGCTGTTGATCGGGGCGGAGCAGCCGGAAGAGACGGTGCGGGCGCTGGCCCGCAAGGCGCCGGCCCTGATTGTGCTGCGCCCTGAAGACCGGGGGGCGATTGCCCGCTTCAAGGCGATGGGCTGTGCTGGCTGGCTGGTGCGGCCGCTGAGGGCCTCTTCGCTGGTTGAACGCGTATTCGTGGTGAAAGATGGGGGCCTTCCGGCGGACGAACCCGAGAAGCTGACAGGTGCGGGCCGTGTGCTGATCGCGGATGACAATCCGGTCAACGCGATGATTGCACGGCGTGCCTTGGAATCGGCTGGATTTACCGTCACAGTCGCCTCGACAGGTATTGAAGCGCTGGAGGCCGCGAAGAGCATGAATCCCGCCCTGGTCCTGATGGATCTCCGCATGCCCGAAATGGATGGGTTTGAAGCCATGCGCCAGCTGCGCGCCGAAGGCTCGGATGTTCCGGTCATCGCCGTGTCCGCTGAAGTGAACGGCGACATCGAGCGTCAGGCCAAAACCGCCGGAGCCAATGAAGTGGTCGCCAAGCCGATTGAGCCGCAGGCCCTGCGCGCGCTCGCCATCCGCTGGACAGGCGCAGCAGACAAGGCCGGCGCCGCATGA
- a CDS encoding MFS transporter, giving the protein MSGEAALPADKPSRAARAFRALKDRRMAAMLILAFAASIPYGAIVGVLTAWLTQEGIDTDTIGVLSLVAIGYSFKYLWAPLFQTPHGVPFIRVGGRRSWLILCQASIAVLLAVLAFSNPPQNIGLVALICFVILILGPTHDIILDAWRIEVARSEEDKDLMSALYQFGYKSGGFISGFVALLVAARGGWSVAYVMMAGFVALTVLGSLLAPEPEYNKHEHTTRLSFLPSVPAREAAPAVAFVAACWTTAFVMIASFAVMRLGFNADISSRTFVSEQGPIIVCLTVIVPSVVAAILLVRNKGKAIDAPLFSPGQSRSSKLVATLFRAIFDPLMDLIYRLRWWTILVLALALTYRFTDAVWGSFAYPFYLRGDLDALGHTLDDVAIASKFFGVIATILGSLIGATLIATIGRMPVFFFGGVIAAATNLLYADLAAGAHAVDAFLAFTHLDGPLIAFADMAAKLQPQEIVLPADHSQRLARLMITIFAENIAGGFALVAMTAYLTAVVNPRFAAVQYALLASLTMLIGTLGRPWLGAMIEANGFYPVFIVTFWLGGVAVLLSILEWWRQARDARAAKAGGA; this is encoded by the coding sequence ATGAGCGGTGAAGCCGCGCTACCTGCGGACAAGCCGTCCCGGGCCGCCCGCGCCTTCCGGGCCCTGAAAGACCGCCGCATGGCGGCGATGCTCATCCTCGCTTTCGCGGCCAGCATTCCTTATGGCGCGATTGTCGGGGTGCTCACCGCATGGCTGACGCAGGAAGGCATCGATACGGACACGATTGGCGTCCTGTCTCTCGTCGCTATCGGATATTCCTTCAAATACCTCTGGGCGCCGCTGTTCCAGACACCGCATGGCGTACCGTTCATCCGGGTTGGCGGGCGCCGGTCCTGGTTGATCCTGTGCCAGGCTTCGATTGCGGTGCTGCTCGCCGTGCTCGCTTTCTCCAACCCGCCACAGAATATCGGTCTCGTGGCGCTGATCTGCTTCGTGATCCTGATCCTCGGCCCGACACATGACATCATTCTGGATGCCTGGCGGATCGAGGTTGCCCGGTCTGAAGAGGACAAGGACCTGATGTCCGCCCTCTATCAGTTCGGCTACAAGTCCGGCGGGTTCATCTCCGGTTTCGTTGCGCTGCTGGTGGCGGCGCGGGGCGGATGGTCGGTCGCCTATGTCATGATGGCCGGCTTTGTTGCCCTGACCGTTCTAGGCAGCCTTCTTGCGCCCGAACCGGAATACAACAAGCATGAGCACACGACGCGTCTCAGCTTCCTGCCGTCAGTACCTGCGCGCGAAGCCGCGCCTGCCGTCGCCTTCGTGGCGGCCTGCTGGACGACGGCGTTCGTGATGATCGCTTCCTTTGCGGTCATGCGGCTTGGTTTCAATGCGGACATTTCCTCGCGCACATTCGTGTCGGAGCAGGGGCCCATCATTGTCTGCCTGACCGTGATTGTGCCGTCAGTCGTTGCTGCAATCCTGCTGGTGCGGAACAAGGGCAAGGCAATCGACGCGCCGCTGTTCTCACCGGGGCAGAGCCGGTCGAGCAAGCTGGTCGCAACTCTGTTCCGCGCAATTTTCGACCCGCTGATGGACCTGATTTACCGTCTGCGCTGGTGGACGATCCTGGTTCTCGCATTGGCGCTGACCTATCGATTCACGGACGCGGTGTGGGGGTCGTTCGCCTATCCCTTCTACCTGCGCGGCGATCTCGATGCGCTCGGCCACACGCTGGACGATGTGGCTATTGCGTCGAAATTCTTCGGTGTGATCGCAACCATTCTGGGCTCGCTGATCGGGGCCACCCTGATCGCCACGATTGGCCGGATGCCGGTGTTCTTCTTTGGCGGCGTGATCGCTGCGGCGACGAACCTGCTCTATGCAGACCTTGCCGCAGGCGCTCACGCGGTGGACGCGTTCCTTGCCTTTACCCATCTCGACGGACCGCTGATCGCCTTTGCCGACATGGCGGCGAAACTCCAGCCGCAGGAAATCGTGCTTCCAGCGGACCACAGCCAGCGCCTGGCGCGGCTGATGATCACCATCTTTGCCGAGAATATTGCCGGCGGCTTCGCACTGGTCGCGATGACGGCTTACCTCACCGCCGTGGTGAACCCGCGCTTTGCGGCGGTCCAGTATGCGTTGCTGGCTTCGTTGACCATGCTGATCGGCACGCTCGGCCGGCCATGGCTGGGCGCGATGATCGAGGCAAACGGCTTCTATCCGGTTTTCATCGTCACCTTCTGGCTGGGCGGTGTTGCGGTCCTGCTCAGCATTCTGGAATGGTGGCGCCAGGCACGTGATGCCCGCGCCGCAAAAGCCGGGGGCGCATGA
- a CDS encoding DUF308 domain-containing protein, translating to MMETKRPEGLGGHWWLYVVMGVLSLLGGLFALMNPYAASVFVLQLVAFLFILLGVMQVAFTLRSPFGFSWFDLGMGVLQILLGVMLATNVLGGLVSLTLILAFLFMLEGVILVLAGTNLRPFRPWLWLVVGGTISILLAVFVLMNLPEAAATLLGLLLGIDLMSNGLWLVAAGLMLRELRD from the coding sequence ATGATGGAGACCAAACGCCCGGAAGGACTTGGCGGTCATTGGTGGCTCTATGTCGTGATGGGGGTGCTGTCGCTGCTGGGCGGCCTGTTCGCGCTGATGAACCCATACGCCGCCTCAGTCTTCGTGTTGCAGCTGGTTGCCTTCCTGTTCATCCTGTTGGGCGTGATGCAGGTGGCCTTCACGCTGCGCTCGCCCTTCGGCTTTTCCTGGTTCGACCTTGGCATGGGTGTCCTGCAGATCCTGCTGGGGGTCATGCTGGCGACGAATGTGCTGGGCGGGCTCGTCTCCCTGACGCTGATCCTCGCGTTCCTGTTCATGCTGGAAGGTGTGATCCTTGTGCTGGCGGGCACGAATTTGCGTCCGTTCCGGCCCTGGCTGTGGCTGGTGGTGGGCGGGACGATCTCGATCCTGCTGGCGGTGTTCGTGCTGATGAACCTGCCTGAAGCGGCGGCCACGCTGTTGGGGTTGTTGCTGGGCATCGACCTCATGTCCAACGGGCTCTGGCTGGTTGCGGCGGGTCTGATGCTCCGCGAACTCCGGGACTGA
- a CDS encoding nuclear transport factor 2 family protein produces MKILFAAAAVAVLPLAACTTQEGAPIAAINGQAGAETAAITAMLEAQDAAWNRGDIDGFMQGYWKSPELRFASGGKVTRGWDETNARYHNTYGGPDTMGTLLTDDYEIVLLGPDAAIAHGRWKLDGREGTPWGLYTLVLRKMDGEWKIISDTTTSAG; encoded by the coding sequence ATGAAAATTCTGTTCGCTGCCGCCGCTGTTGCCGTCCTGCCGCTTGCGGCGTGCACCACGCAGGAAGGCGCACCGATTGCCGCAATCAACGGACAGGCCGGCGCCGAAACCGCAGCGATCACGGCGATGCTGGAGGCACAGGATGCGGCCTGGAACCGGGGCGACATTGACGGCTTCATGCAGGGCTACTGGAAGTCACCGGAGCTGCGGTTCGCCTCCGGCGGCAAGGTCACGCGCGGCTGGGACGAGACCAATGCCCGCTACCACAATACCTATGGCGGCCCGGACACGATGGGGACGCTGCTGACAGACGATTACGAGATCGTCCTGCTTGGCCCTGATGCGGCCATTGCCCATGGGCGGTGGAAACTGGACGGCCGCGAAGGCACGCCCTGGGGGCTCTACACGCTGGTCCTGCGCAAGATGGATGGTGAGTGGAAGATCATCTCCGACACGACCACGTCGGCCGGGTAA
- a CDS encoding ion transporter, translating into MKRATLDQDTANFALERSIERPWFRSFITGLIIFNAVILGILTYRHSLPGELVLALEVMDQGITYIFAVEILLKLAVYRFQFFRVGWNWFDFIVVGISLIPGGGAFSVLRALRVLRVLRLLHVVPVMRRITEALLKALPGMGAIVAVLALVTYVAAVMATNMFGNTETEEVRQLFGDLPSSALSLFQVMTMDGWRFEVMQKVIDDGHPMAWVFFLIFIFVASFAILNLFIALVVDSLAAEQKAVLEEGLEELEEEFEEEREEADDARHEILSVLKQLQQEVADLKAAVAEQSGPRG; encoded by the coding sequence ATGAAACGGGCGACACTCGATCAGGACACAGCGAACTTCGCTCTGGAGCGCTCGATCGAGCGGCCATGGTTCCGCAGTTTCATCACCGGCCTGATCATCTTCAATGCGGTGATCCTGGGAATTCTGACATACCGGCACTCATTGCCCGGCGAGCTGGTCCTGGCGCTCGAGGTCATGGACCAGGGCATCACCTATATTTTCGCCGTCGAAATCCTGCTCAAACTGGCCGTCTACCGCTTCCAGTTCTTCCGCGTTGGCTGGAACTGGTTCGACTTCATCGTCGTGGGCATTTCACTGATTCCGGGCGGCGGCGCCTTCAGCGTGCTGCGGGCCCTGCGGGTGTTGCGGGTCTTGCGCCTGCTGCATGTCGTGCCGGTCATGCGGCGGATCACCGAAGCGCTGCTGAAGGCCTTGCCGGGCATGGGCGCCATCGTCGCCGTGCTGGCGCTCGTCACTTACGTCGCCGCCGTGATGGCGACCAACATGTTCGGCAATACCGAGACCGAGGAAGTGCGCCAGCTGTTCGGCGACCTGCCAAGCTCGGCCCTGTCGCTGTTCCAGGTCATGACCATGGACGGATGGCGGTTCGAGGTGATGCAGAAAGTGATCGATGACGGCCACCCGATGGCGTGGGTGTTCTTCCTGATCTTCATCTTCGTGGCGAGCTTTGCGATCCTCAACCTGTTCATCGCTTTGGTCGTGGATTCGCTGGCAGCCGAGCAGAAAGCCGTCCTCGAAGAAGGGCTCGAAGAGCTTGAAGAGGAGTTCGAGGAGGAGCGGGAAGAGGCCGACGACGCCCGCCATGAAATCCTGTCTGTTCTGAAGCAATTGCAGCAGGAAGTGGCAGACCTTAAAGCGGCTGTGGCGGAACAATCCGGTCCCAGGGGGTGA
- a CDS encoding molecular chaperone DjiA, producing the protein MSLWTRLLEGGRRLFDPDITHDDDPREPGEVPCAPDPNDVGFTAAVVGLGAKLAKADGTVSDKEIMVFSRVFRAPPEEADNVRRVFNLARQTVRGYEGYARRIGRRYHDRPCLLEGVMDGLFQIAGADGVITQDELTYLQNVSEAFGFSEATFRRIRAAHMGPDRNDPYHVLGVAHDAEFDVIRAAYRRLMADHHPDRVIQMGAPREFEDAAHAKAAAITAAYAQIRNERGLLIRHDS; encoded by the coding sequence ATGAGCCTGTGGACGCGACTTCTTGAAGGCGGCAGACGCCTTTTCGATCCCGACATCACGCATGACGACGATCCCCGCGAGCCGGGGGAGGTTCCGTGCGCGCCGGATCCGAACGATGTGGGCTTTACCGCCGCCGTCGTGGGCCTCGGGGCGAAGCTCGCCAAAGCGGACGGGACCGTGTCGGACAAGGAAATCATGGTGTTTTCCCGCGTCTTCCGCGCCCCGCCGGAAGAGGCCGACAATGTGCGCCGCGTCTTCAATCTCGCCCGCCAGACGGTGCGCGGCTATGAAGGCTATGCCCGCCGCATCGGGCGGCGCTACCACGACCGGCCCTGCCTGCTGGAAGGGGTGATGGACGGCCTGTTCCAGATTGCAGGGGCTGATGGCGTCATTACGCAGGACGAGCTGACCTACCTGCAGAATGTGTCGGAAGCTTTCGGTTTCAGCGAAGCCACGTTCCGCCGAATCAGGGCGGCCCATATGGGGCCGGACCGGAACGACCCCTATCACGTGCTGGGCGTGGCGCATGACGCGGAGTTCGATGTCATTCGCGCAGCTTACCGCCGCCTGATGGCGGACCATCACCCGGACCGGGTGATCCAGATGGGCGCCCCGCGCGAGTTCGAGGATGCCGCCCATGCCAAGGCCGCCGCGATCACGGCCGCCTATGCGCAGATTCGCAACGAGCGCGGCCTGTTGATCCGGCACGATTCCTGA
- a CDS encoding BlaI/MecI/CopY family transcriptional regulator, whose product MSQPNSSELAVLKHLWSAGPQSAREVHDAVGPGQGWKPSTTRTVIARMEEKGWVTRADVHGMAVFSAALDRTATLGGLVRHLARKVLDMDGPIPAALFAESPHLSDAELDELDAIINAAEDETKGDKS is encoded by the coding sequence ATGTCCCAACCCAATTCTTCCGAACTCGCGGTGTTGAAACATCTCTGGTCTGCCGGGCCGCAGAGTGCGCGTGAAGTGCACGACGCCGTTGGGCCGGGGCAGGGGTGGAAACCCTCCACCACGCGCACCGTGATTGCCCGGATGGAAGAGAAGGGCTGGGTCACCCGCGCCGACGTGCACGGCATGGCCGTCTTCTCCGCCGCGCTGGACCGCACCGCAACGCTGGGCGGCCTCGTGCGCCATCTCGCGCGGAAGGTACTGGACATGGATGGCCCGATCCCGGCCGCGCTGTTCGCCGAGAGCCCGCACCTCTCCGATGCCGAACTGGACGAACTGGACGCGATCATCAATGCGGCGGAAGACGAGACGAAAGGGGACAAGTCATGA